Proteins found in one Coffea eugenioides isolate CCC68of chromosome 5, Ceug_1.0, whole genome shotgun sequence genomic segment:
- the LOC113771128 gene encoding uncharacterized protein LOC113771128, with protein sequence MAIGRTKNQVFGYIKSAMNNKLKGWRNKMLSLAGKEVLIKSIILAMPNYAMACFKLPKGPCKDICKSIANFWWGGNQQEKKVHWISWKKLANVKGKGGLGFRDLEAFNETLLAKQLWRIISSLNLLMSKVMRAKYLTDLKALETHPPQSASWTWRSIQSAWNLIQKGLWKRVGDGEQVNIWNDRWVLGSKSGKVSMICPPNCHLQTVDQLIQEGGWNKEILQQVFNQKDREQIANMPLSVFKRQDRFFWSFSKSGIYTAKTGYANVVQASSRDERR encoded by the coding sequence TAGGAAGGACTAAGAACCAAGTTTTTGGCTACATCAAAAGTGCAATGAATAACAAATTGAAAGGATGGAGGAATAAGATGTTGAGTTTGGCGGGGAAAGAAGTGCTCATAAAGTCAATAATCCTAGCAATGCCAAATTATGCCATGGCATGCTTTAAACTTCCAAAAGGGCCGTGTAAGGATATTTGTAAGAGTATAGCCAACTTCTGGTGGGGTGGAAATCAGCAGGAAAAGAAGGTGCACTGGATAAGTTGGAAGAAACTAGCAAATGTCAAAGGGAAAGGGGGACTGGGGTTCAGAGATTTAGAAGCCTTTAATGAAACTTTACTTGCTAAGCAACTTTGGAGGATCATCTCTTCCCTAAATTTGCTTATGAGCAAAGTGATGAGGGCCAAATACTTAACAGACCTAAAAGCTCTGGAAACTCACCCTCCTCAATCAGCTTCTTGGACTTGGAGAAGTATCCAAAGTGCTTGGAACTTGATCCAAAAAGGACTATGGAAAAGAGTGGGGGATGGAGAGCAGGTGAACATATGGAATGACAGATGGGTGTTGGGCTCTAAATCAGGAAAAGTTTCTATGATATGCCCTCCAAACTGCCATTTGCAAACAGTGGACCAGCTAATACAAGAAGGAGGATGGAATAAGGAAATCCTGCAGCAAGTTTTTAATCAAAAAGACAGAGAGCAAATAGCCAATATGCCACTCAGTGTGTTTAAAAGACAAGACAGGTTCTTCTGGAGCTTTTCAAAGTCTGGAATCTACACAGCAAAAACAGGCTATGCAAATGTTGTGCAGGCAAGCAGTAGAGACGAAAGAAGATAG